In one Ochotona princeps isolate mOchPri1 chromosome 16, mOchPri1.hap1, whole genome shotgun sequence genomic region, the following are encoded:
- the ZNF567 gene encoding zinc finger protein 567 isoform X4 — MDVMLENYGHLISVGCHMTKPDVILKLERGEEPWASFAGHTCLEENWKTEDFLEEFKEHKHCRSIVCINRKKLMKEKNNAYEKPKSITLGKSPVNSKCLPPECDPHGKVLESVPELIMSHLSPARKRPITCNGNGKLLLSTKQEKTHVQVKSHHQSGRTFCPNEVLTQYQKTGTSAQSFGYGSEKPFLKRGGLITHNKAYRGEKSPAHSKKRTTVNIDKKHTCSECGKSFCRKSVLILHQGIHTEEKPYQCHQCGNAFRRKSYLIDHLRTHTGEKPFVCNECGKSFRLKTALTDHQRTHTGEKSYECPQCRNTFRLKSHLIRHQRTHTGEKPYECHDCGKSFRQKTTLSLHQRIHTGEKPYMCKECGKSFHQKANLTVHQRTHTGEKPYICNECGKSFSQKTTLALHEKTHNEEKPYVCNECGKSFRQKTTLVAHQRTHTGEKSYECPHCGKAFRMKSYLIDHHRTHTGEKPYACNECGKSFSQKTNLNLHQRIHTGEKPYICNECGKSFRQKATLTVHQKIHTGQKSYECLQCGKAFSRKSYLIHHQRTHTGEKPYKCNECGKCFRQKTNLIVHQRTHTGEKPYVCNECGKSFSYKRNLIVHQRTHKTENMELQ, encoded by the coding sequence AAGAAAACTGGAAAACTGAAGACTTTTTAGAGGAATTCAAGGAACATAAACATTGTAGATCAATTGTATGCATCAATCGCAAGAAactaatgaaagaaaagaataatgcATATGAAAAACCAAAGTCAATTACTCTAGGCAAAAGCCCTGTTAATTCGAAATGTCTACCTCCTGAATGTGATCCTCATGGAAAGGTTCTGGAAAGTGTTCCAGAACTGATCATGAGTCATCTAAGTCCTGCAAGAAAGAGACCTATCACGTGTAATGGAAATGGGAAATTGCTCCTCAGTACCAAACAAGAGAAAACTCATGTTCAAGTCAAATCCCATCATCAAAGTGGCAGGACATTCTGTCCTAATGAAGTTCTTACACAGTATCAGAAGACAGGAACTTCAGCTCAGTCATTTGGATACGGTAGTGAGAAACCGTTCCTTAAAAGGGGAGGCTTAATTACACATAACAAGGCATACAGAGGGGAAAAATCACCTGCACACAGTAAAAAGAGAACAACAGTCAATATTGATAAAAAGCACACATGCTCTGAGTGTGGGAAATCCTTCTGCAGGAAGTCTGTGTTGATTCTGCATCAGGGGATTCACACAGAGGAGAAACCCTACCAGTGCCATCAGTGTGGAAATGCTTTTAGAAGGAAGTCCTATCTCATCGACCATCTGCGAACTCATACAGGAGAGAAACCCTTTGTGTGCAATGAATGTGGCAAGTCTTTCCGCTTAAAGACAGCCCTCACTGACCATCAGagaacacacacaggggagaaatcATACGAGTGTCCTCAGTGCAGGAACACCTTCAGACTGAAGTCACACCTCATTCGTCATCAGAGAactcacacaggagagaaaccaTACGAATGTCATGACTGTGGGAAGTCCTTCCGTCAGAAGACAACACTGTCTCTACATCAGAGGATTCACACCGGAGAGAAACCCTATATGTGTAAAGAATGTGGCAAGTCTTTTCACCAAAAGGCAAACCTTACTGTCCACCAGAGAactcacacaggggagaagccatatATTTGTAATGAATGTGGGAAATCCTTCTCCCAAAAGACAACCCTAGCTCTTCATGAGAAAACCCATAATGAGGAGAAACCTTATGTTTGTAATGAATGTGGTAAATCTTTCCGCCAGAAAACAACCCTTGTAGCACATCAGAGaacacacacaggagagaaatCTTACGAATGTCCTCACTGTGGGAAGGCCTTTAGAATGAAGTCATACCTCATTGAtcaccacagaactcacacaggaGAAAAGCCCTATGCGTGCAATGAATGTGGAAAGTCATTCAGTCAGAAAACAAATCTCAACCTACATCAAAGAATTCATACAGGAGAGAAACCTTATATCTGTAATGAATGTGGGAAGTCCTTTCGCCAGAAAGCAACCCTCACTGTACACCAGAAAATACATACAGGGCAGAAGTCCTATGAGTGTCTTCAGTGTGGGAAAGCGTTCAGTAGGAAGTCATATCTCATTCATCACCAAAgaacccacacaggagagaaaccaTATAAATGCAATGAATGTGGAAAGTGCTTCCGCCAAAAGACAAATCTCATTGTACATCAGAGAACTCACACAGGTGAAAAGCCCTATGTTTGTAACGAGTGTGGAAAGTCTTTCAGTTATAAGAGAAATCTCATTGTCCACCAGAGAACTCACAAGACAGAAAACATGGAATTGCAATAA